One Brassica napus cultivar Da-Ae chromosome C2, Da-Ae, whole genome shotgun sequence DNA window includes the following coding sequences:
- the LOC106424062 gene encoding E3 ubiquitin-protein ligase RFWD3 → MPPRRRYAFRGGGVTIEEFDEEDGHDYDDEEEADDTEEEEDEEEEDDTEEEEEEDEESQIRVHTSVSHTPRASQEESEEKEKQIRSAEGVCSTSGSQEEEDAAWKPSEGEGTSCLICMEIWTNGGDHQVCCLPCGHLYGFSCIKKWLKQPRSAGKCPQCNRTCGLRDVRKIFASRIAAVDDDAHKRILFLEGKLNSIEQKNASWTSKEAQWRKREAELRSEVSKLKKKIAYMESTTNAALRESNVASQEKYTPGNKIYQEQNGHAPSCSFSHQGERLVNGGRIFDIDGGRQILLLARRLSGVGGTFVLSQMSLHSGEIDDIMLPPTTRAIKDLHISPHNNGLAVFGSLGKKLSVISLESHNTVLSYDLPAAPWSCSWDRNSSHHIYAGLQNGMVLLFDMRQTMGPLASFAGLTSNPVHTIHHLSTNSTPSSDVCSLLSASSIGLCQWNINGSEGRPSLVPETGNPGVCISSSYCPWSDHVVASYRPRVGSSDDTVSTQPTLTQTGANTIGVDGFHVSLKRRGFCFQKLSSTHASVDTIRLPRTSIVDFGEGGRKQLFASCEESTRQLILQDPSTFAVSQRFSLASHHPLQDVKYANVNGYTLLGLLTDDRLQLLRNEQTYM, encoded by the exons ATGCCGCCCCGCCGGCGTTACGCCTTCAGAGGTGGCGGAGTGACAATCGAAGAATTCGATGAAGAAGACGGACACGATtacgacgacgaagaagaagcagacgacacggaagaagaggaagatgaagaagaagaagacgacaccgaagaagaggaagaagaagacgaagaaagcCAAATCAGAGTACATACATCTGTGTCACACACGCCCAGGGCTTCTCAGGAGGAGAGTGAGGAGAAAGAGAAGCAGATAAGGTCAGCAGAAGGAGTTTGCTCGACTTCAGGATCGCAGGAGGAAGAGGATGCGGCGTGGAAACCTAGCGAGGGTGAGGGAACATCGTGCTTGATTTGTATGGAGATTTGGACTAACGGCGGCGATCATCAAGTCTG CTGTCTTCCTTGTGGGCACTTGTATGGATTTTCTTGCATCAAGAAGTGGTTAAAGCAGCCAAGAAGTGCAGGGAag TGTCCCCAATGCAACAGGACGTGTGGTCTTAGAGATGTCCGGAAAATCTTTGCGTCGAGGATTGCTGCAGTAGATGATGACGCACACAAG AGAATCTTATTCCTGGAGGGTAAATTAAATTCAATCGAACAGAAG AATGCTAGTTGGACTAGCAAAGAAGCTCAATGGAGAAAACGAGAAGCAGAGCTACGATCAGAAGTCAGTAAGCTGAAAAAG AAGATAGCTTATATGGAAAGCACGACTAATGCTGCACTGAGAGAGTCTAACGTGGCTTCTCAAGAGAAATATACACCTG GTAATAAGATCTACCAAGAACAGAATGGACATGCGCCTTCTTGCAGCTTCAGTCATCAG GGAGAACGGCTAGTTAATGGTGGCCGTATATTTGACATAGATGGTGGTAGGCAGATTTTGTTATTGGCTCGCAGGCTCTCAGGCGTTGGTGGAACGTTTGTGCTTTCGCAA ATGAGCCTACATTCGGGTGAGATTGATGACATTATGCTGCCTCCAACAACTAGAGCAATAAAAGATCTTCACATCTCCCCACACAATAATGGGCTTGCAGTTTTCGGCTCTCTAGGAAAAAAGTTATCAGTTATAAG cttggagAGCCACAACACTGTCTTATCTTATGATCTACCG GCTGCACCTTGGTCTTGCTCTTGGGATCGCAACAGTTCTCACCATATTTATGCTGGACTGCAg AACGGAATGGTTTTATTGTTTGACATGCGTCAAACCATGGGACCATTGGCATCGTTCGCTGGCTTAACAAGCAATCCAGTTCATACTATCCATCATCTCTCTACCAACTCCACTCCAAGTTCTGATGTGTGTTCTCTCTTGTCCGCTTCTTCCATCGGTCTTTGTCAGTGGAACATCAACGGCAGCGAGGGAAG GCCATCATTGGTTCCTGAAACTGGAAACCCAGGAGTTTGCATTTCATCCTCATATTGTCCCTGGAGCGATCATGTCGTTGCTTCTTATAGACCGAGAGTTGGATCCTCTGATGATACAGTCTCTACTCAGCCTACGTTGACTCAAACCGGAGCTAACACCATCGGTGTAGATGGATTCCATGTTTCTCTCAAGAGACGaggtttttgttttcagaaGCTTTCATCCACACATGCTTCCGTAGATACCATCCGTTTGCCAAGAACATCGATTGTAGACTTTGGCGAGGGAGGAAGGAAGCAGCTTTTTGCGTCTTGCGAGGAGTCCACTCGCCAGCTCATCTTGCAAGATCCTTCGACTTTCGCCGTCTCTCAGAGATTCTCGTTGGCGAGTCATCATCCGCTTCAGGACGTGAAATACGCTAACGTGAATGGTTACACTCTGCTCGGTCTCTTGACGGATGATAGATTGCAGCTTCTTAGGAACGAGCAAACATACATGTAA
- the LOC106424063 gene encoding serine/threonine protein phosphatase 2A 57 kDa regulatory subunit B' alpha isoform-like, whose translation MFKKMMKSGSRKPSRNDAGFDPNSTNMVVNHASRPSPLPPPSPTTTKQPPPMHSIEPLPLLRDLPPPERQPLFLRKLQICSFHFDFTDPTKNAREKEIKRQTLLELVDYIQSGTAKIISELCQEEMVKMISSNIFRSLPASAGQEPADPEEDEPYLDPNWPHLQLVYELLIRYVVPSDTDTKIAKRFIDHSFVSNLLELFETEDPRERDYLKTILHRIYGKFMVHRPFIRKGINNIFYRFVYETERHSGIGELLEIMGSIINGFALPMKEEHKLFLIRALIPLHKPKPIGVYHQQLAYCVVQFVEKDYRLADTVIRGLLKYWPVTNCSKEVLFLGELEEVLEATQPVEFQRCMVPLFQRVARCLNSSHFQVAERSLFLWNSEHIVVLIAQNRSVILPIIFASLEKNTESHWNQAVHGLSENIKRMFMEMDPELFEECQQEYEEKQSKSKEVEEQRQSRWRRLDEAVEERERVVGEEDHMIIS comes from the exons ATGTttaagaagatgatgaaaagcGGGAGCCGAAAGCCCTCTCGAAACGACGCCGGATTCGATCCTAACTCCACCAATATGGTTGTCAACCACGCGTCACGCCcctctcctctccctcctcCTTCTCCAACCACCACCAAACAACCTCCTCCGATGCACTCAATCGAGCCCCTCCCCTTACTCCGAGACCTCCCTCCTCCCGAGCGGCAGCCTCTCTTCCTCCGAAAACTCCAAATCTGCTCCTTCCACTTCGATTTCACCGACCCCACGAAAAACgctagagagaaagagatcaaACGGCAAACGCTGCTCGAGCTAGTCGATTACATCCAATCCGGAACGGCCAAGATCATCAGCGAGCTTTGCcaggaagagatggtgaaaatGATCTCCTCAAACATCTTCCGCTCCCTCCCAGCATCCGCGGGCCAGGAGCCCGCGGATCCTGAGGAGGACGAGCCTTACTTAGACCCCAACTGGCCTCACTTGCAGCTCGTTTACGAGCTGCTGATAAGATACGTTGTTCCTTCAGATACCGACACAAAGATCGCGAAACGGTTTATCGATCATTCCTTCGTGTCTAACCTCCTCGAGCTCTTCGAAACCGAGGATCCGAGAGAAAGAGATTACCTGAAAACAATTCTCCATAGGATCTACGGGAAGTTTATGGTTCATAGACCTTTTATTAGGAAAGGGATCAACAATATCTTCTATAGGTTTGTTTACGAGACGGAGAGACACAGTGGGATTGGTGAGCTTCTGGAGATCATGGGGAGTATTATAAACGGTTTCGCCTTGCCGATGAAGGAGGAGCATAAGCTGTTTTTGATCAGGGCGTTGATACCGTTGCATAAGCCTAAGCCTATTGGTGTGTATCATCAGCAGTTGGCTTACTGTGTTGTTCAGTTTGTTGAGAAGGATTATCGGCTTGCGGATACGGTGATTAGAGGGTTGTTGAAGTATTGGCCGGTGACGAATTGTAGTAAGGAGGTTCTGTTTCTTGGTGAGCTTGAAGAGGTTCTTGAAGCTACGCAGCCTGTTGAGTTTCAGAGGTGTATGGTTCCTCTGTTTCAGCGGGTTGCGCGGTGCCTTAATAGCTCTCATTTTCAG GTTGCAGAACGGTCTCTGTTCTTGTGGAACAGCGAGCACATTGTGGTTCTAATAGCTCAGAACCGAAGTGTAATCCTTCCCATCATTTTCGCTTCCCTGGAGAAGAACACAGAGTCTCATTGGAACCAAGCGGTTCACGGTCTAAGCGAGAATATAAAGAGAATGTTCATGGAGATGGACCCTGAGCTGTTTGAAGAATGCCAGCAAGAATATGAAGAGAAACAGTCCAAGTCGAAAGAAGTGGAAGAGCAGCGGCAGAGTAGGTGGAGGAGATTAGATGAAGCAGTGGAAGAGCGTGAAAGAGTAGTAGGAGAAGAGGATCATATGATCATTTCTTAG
- the LOC106423950 gene encoding FAD synthase, which produces MEIDKAIGESDDKRLKTKYNNAIFVIRRALSLYSIEEVAFSFNGGKDSTVLLHLLRAGYFLHKKELTCSNGGISNFPVRTIYFESPSAFTEINSFTYDAAQTYDLQLDIIRQDFKSGLEALLKANPIRAIFLGVRIGDPTAVGQEQFSPSSPGWPPFMRVNPILDWSYRDVWAFLLTCKVKYCSLYDQGYTSIGSIHDTVPNALLSVNDTTSSSKEKLFKPAYLLSDGRLERAGRVKKNASLKNDADSDSHKHEVLLASVIAVGDEILSGTVEDQLGLCLCKKLTSVGWSVQQTSVIRNDIDSVSEEVDRQRSICDMVFIYGGVGPLHSDVTLAGVAKAFGVRLAPDEEFEEYLRHLISEQCTGDRNEMAQLPEGITELLHHEKLSVPLIKCRNVIVLAATNTEELEKEWECLTELTKLGGSTSLMELYASSRRLMTSLTDVEVAEPLTKLGLEFPDIYIGCYRKSRQGPIIICLKGKDNARIDSVVQALCKRFKEGVFVDMK; this is translated from the exons atggagatCGACAAAGCGATTGGAGAAAGTGATGATAAGAGGTTGAAGACCAAGTACAACAACGCCATCTTCGTCATCAGAAGAGCTCTTTCTCTTTACTC TATTGAAGAGGTCGCCTTTAGTTTCAATGGAGGAAAAGATTCCACT GTGTTACTGCACCTTCTTAGAGCCGGCTACTTTTTGCATAAGAAAGAACTCACTTGTTCTAATGGAGGCATATCAAACTTTCCAGTCCGGACCATATACTTCGAGAGCCCTTCTGCCTTCACTGAAATTAATTCATTTACATATGATGCAGCTCAAAC TTATGATCTGCAACTTGATATCATTCGCCAAGATTTCAAATCCGGGTTGGAGGCTTTGTTAAAAGCTAATCCTATTAGAGCTATTTTTCTAGGCGTCAGAATTGGTGATCCTACTGCG GTTGGTCAAGAGCAGTTCTCTCCTAGTTCCCCTGGATGGCCTCCCTTTATGAGAGTGAATCCTATTTTGGATTGGTCTTATAG AGATGTTTGGGCGTTTCTCTTAACTTGCAAAGTCAAGTATTGCAGTCTTTATGACCAAGGGTACACATCAATTGGGAGTATTCATGATACTGTCCCCAACGCGTTACTGTCTGTTAACGACACCACCAGCAGTAGCAAAGAGAAATTATTCAAACCTGCTTATTTGCTTTCTGATGGGAGGTTAGAGAGGGCAGGCAGAGTTAAGAAAAACGCTTCACTCAAGAATGATGCAGATAGTGATTCGCATAAACATGAGGTGCTTTTGGCCTCGGTCATTGCCGTTGGCGATGAGATTCT GTCCGGCACTGTTGAAGACCAGTTAGGACTGTGTCTGTGTAAGAAGCTGACGTCTGTTGGTTGGTCTGTGCAACAAACTTCTGTTATTCGAAATGAT attgATTCTGTATCAGAGGAAGTTGACCGCCAAAGGTCTATCTGTGATATG GTGTTTATATATGGAGGAGTTGGTCCTTTGCATTCAGATGTTACTCTGGCTGGTGTTGCTAAGGCATTTGGGGTTCGCCTG GCACCTGATGAAGAGTTTGAGGAGTACCTTAGGCATCTTATCAGCGAGCAGTGCACAGGTGACAGGAATGAA ATGGCTCAGTTACCGGAAGGAATCACTGAACTACTGCATCATGAAAAGCTTTCGGTGCCATTG ATAAAGTGCCGCAATGTGATTGTTCTTGCTGCTACAAACACCGAGGAGCTCGAGAAGGAGTGGGAATGTCTGACCGAGCTAACCAAATTGGGTGGAAGTACATCACTCATGGAGCTGTATGCGTCGTCAAGGCGCTTGATGACATCTTTGACAGAT GTTGAAGTTGCAGAGCCTCTAACCAAACTTGGTCTCGAGTTCCCAGACATATACATTG GGTGTTACCGGAAATCCAGACAAGGTCCTATCATCATCTGCTTGAAGGGGAAG GATAATGCACGGATTGACTCAGTCGTGCAGGCTCTATGCAAGAGATTCAAGGAAGGCGTATTCGTAGACATGAAATAG
- the LOC106424064 gene encoding uncharacterized protein LOC106424064 → MVCIMCLVPLFLIPLVNLLPRIFDLLMAKVYGWLGWEYRKPARVPPACPFKPTVTKVAAETISEGTETIAKPEDTTGGVKQD, encoded by the exons ATG GTTTGCATAATGTGTTTGGTGCCGCTGTTCCTCATCCCGCTTGTCAATTTACTGCCTCGGATCTTTGATTTGTTAATG GCCAAAGTGTATGGATGGCTCGGATGGGAGTACAGGAAGCCAGCGAGAGTTCCTCCAGCTTGTCCTTTCAAGCCAACTGTCACCAAA GTAGCTGCAGAAACAATAAGTGAAGGTACAGAAACAATAGCTAAACCAGAGGATACCACTGGTGGGGTTAAGCAGGATTGA